A stretch of Phragmites australis chromosome 12, lpPhrAust1.1, whole genome shotgun sequence DNA encodes these proteins:
- the LOC133887135 gene encoding uncharacterized protein LOC133887135, with translation MERLPALHLAVVALVLCCCLIHASSAADTSFPPGSRVLQENGANDQTVVAGEAEAGNVVNGRMDQELEDYPGSGANDRHSPWGKDRRN, from the exons ATGGAGAGGCTGCCTGCGCTGCACCTGGCAGTGGTTGCTCTGGTCTTGTGCTGCTGCCTCATCCATGCATCAAGTGCTGCCGATACTTCGTTTCCTCCTG GCTCGAGGGTCCTGCAGGAGAACGGCGCAAATGATCAG ACGGTGGTCGCCGGAGAAGCGGAGGCCGGCAACGTCGTCAACGGGAGGATGGATCAGGAGCTGGAGGACTACCCGGGCTCCGGCGCCAACGACCGGCACTCGCCGTGGGGGAAGGATCGGAGGAACTGA
- the LOC133887403 gene encoding probable calcium-binding protein CML46 — MEKSPATATCHSEPFLQEQCGIILFLTFLTWSISNIQRLLPSSCRSCNCKHNPAPKATPAPVLADTKIIKTRNTSEDDETELTHEDIKTVMRNIGFGFGQENGMVFIGNGFVSRIFNDDEPSLQEVRQAFLVFDDNDDGYIDALDLHRVLRSLGLGEGVGVDECEQMIARYDVNKDKRIDLVEFTKVLEASIC; from the coding sequence ATGGAGAAATCCCCAGCCACTGCAACATGTCATTCGGAGCCATTCCTCCAAGAACAATGCGGTAtcatcctcttcctcacctTCCTCACCTGGTCCATCTCAAACATCCAGAGGCTCCTCCCCAGCTCATGCCGATCCTGCAACTGCAAACATAATCCTGCCCCCAAGGCAACGCCGGCACCGGTTCTCGCTGACACAAAAATAATCAAGACAAGGAATACGAGCGAAGACGATGAGACGGAGCTGACACATGAAGATATCAAGACCGTGATGAGAAACATAGGCTTTGGTTTTGGTCAAGAAAACGGCATGGTCTTCATTGGCAATGGCTTTGTTTCCCGGATTTTCAACGACGATGAGCCGAGCTTGCAGGAGGTGAGGCAGGCGTTCTTGGTGTTCGATGACAACGACGACGGGTACATCGACGCGTTGGATTTGCACCGAGTGCTCCGGAGCCTAGGGTTAGGAGAAGGTGTAGGGGTCGATGAGTGTGAGCAGATGATCGCCAGATACGACGTGAACAAGGACAAGAGGATAGACCTGGTAGAGTTCACCAAGGTTTTGGAGGCCAGCATCTGCTGA